Proteins from a single region of Streptomyces spinoverrucosus:
- a CDS encoding saccharopine dehydrogenase family protein — MRVLLVGAGGVGTAITRIAARRPFLDTMIVADYDPARAEAAVASLGDRGDRFRAEQVDAGDEQAVASLLRRHSCDVLLNATDPRFVMPLFQAARTAGVTYLDMAMSLSRPHPERPYEECGVKLGDAQFAQAAQWEESGALALVGMGVEPGLSDVFARHAADELFDRIDEIGIRDGADLTVDGLAFAPSFSIWTTIEECLNPPVIYEAERGWFTTAPFSEPEVFDFPEGIGPVECVNVEHEEVLLVPRWIDARRVTFKYGLGTEFIDTLKTLHLLGLDRTEPVTVPGPDGTVAVSPRDVVAACLPDPATLGERMRGKTCAGTLVRGLKDGKRREVYLYHVVDNQWSMAEYGCQAVVWQTAINPVIALELLASGNWTGKGVLGPEAFPARPFLDLLTEYGSPWGMREQ, encoded by the coding sequence ATGCGCGTACTTCTCGTGGGAGCCGGTGGCGTGGGCACGGCGATCACCCGGATCGCGGCCCGCCGGCCGTTCCTCGACACCATGATCGTGGCCGACTACGACCCGGCACGGGCCGAGGCGGCCGTCGCGTCCCTGGGGGACCGCGGCGACCGCTTCCGGGCGGAGCAGGTGGATGCCGGAGACGAGCAGGCGGTCGCGTCACTGCTGCGTCGCCACTCGTGCGACGTCCTGCTCAACGCCACCGACCCGCGCTTCGTGATGCCCCTGTTCCAGGCGGCGCGCACCGCGGGCGTCACGTACCTGGACATGGCCATGTCGCTGTCCCGGCCGCATCCCGAGCGCCCGTACGAGGAGTGCGGGGTGAAGCTCGGCGACGCGCAGTTCGCGCAGGCGGCCCAGTGGGAGGAGAGCGGCGCCCTGGCGCTGGTCGGCATGGGCGTGGAACCGGGCCTGTCCGACGTCTTCGCCCGCCACGCGGCCGACGAACTCTTCGACCGGATCGACGAGATCGGCATTCGCGACGGAGCCGATCTCACCGTCGACGGCCTCGCCTTCGCGCCGTCCTTCAGCATCTGGACGACGATCGAAGAATGCCTCAACCCGCCGGTGATCTACGAGGCGGAGCGCGGCTGGTTCACCACCGCGCCCTTCAGCGAACCCGAGGTCTTCGACTTCCCCGAGGGCATCGGCCCGGTCGAGTGCGTGAACGTCGAGCACGAGGAGGTCCTGCTCGTGCCACGGTGGATCGACGCGCGGCGGGTCACCTTCAAGTACGGCCTGGGCACCGAATTCATCGACACCCTGAAGACCCTGCATCTGCTGGGACTCGACCGCACGGAACCCGTCACCGTACCCGGCCCCGACGGCACGGTCGCCGTCTCGCCCCGTGACGTCGTCGCAGCATGCCTCCCCGACCCCGCCACACTGGGCGAACGCATGCGGGGCAAGACCTGCGCCGGCACCCTGGTGCGCGGCCTCAAGGACGGGAAGCGGCGCGAGGTGTACCTGTACCACGTCGTCGACAACCAGTGGTCCATGGCGGAGTACGGCTGCCAGGCCGTGGTGTGGCAGACCGCGATCAACCCCGTCATCGCCCTGGAACTCCTGGCGTCGGGCAACTGGACCGGCAAGGGCGTGCTGGGCCCGGAGGCCTTCCCGGCCCGCCCCTTCCTGGACCTGCTCACTGAGTACGGGTCTCCTTGGGGCATGCGGGAGCAGTGA
- a CDS encoding TetR/AcrR family transcriptional regulator, with product MPKPVVPEELRRRRRPTRSGTVLSEELFVEAALRLLREHGSAGLTARRLGLVLDCDPSTLYRYFRGMDDLILAIGDRLIGQALDGWQPTGKWRPDLYDVGLRIHAAYVAHPQAAQLTASRVSGRANELAADEAVLDVLRTAGFPMPDTVRIYHAFIDQTLAFAALDAASLALPKQSLRADEDMWRSTYATLPASAYPRIAEAAPLLASRMITSAFPTALRMLLDGVATQRERLRGRDGR from the coding sequence TTGCCGAAGCCCGTCGTCCCCGAGGAACTCCGGCGGCGCCGCCGCCCCACCAGGAGCGGCACCGTCCTGTCCGAGGAACTGTTCGTCGAGGCGGCCCTGCGTCTGCTGCGGGAGCACGGCAGCGCAGGGCTCACCGCCCGTCGCCTGGGCCTGGTCCTCGACTGCGACCCCAGCACGCTGTACCGCTACTTCCGGGGAATGGACGATCTGATCCTCGCCATCGGCGACCGACTCATCGGGCAGGCGCTGGACGGCTGGCAGCCCACGGGGAAGTGGCGGCCGGATCTGTACGACGTGGGCCTGCGCATCCACGCCGCGTACGTCGCCCATCCTCAGGCGGCCCAGCTGACCGCGAGCCGTGTCTCGGGGCGGGCCAACGAGCTGGCCGCCGACGAGGCGGTCCTTGACGTCCTCCGCACGGCGGGCTTCCCCATGCCGGACACCGTGCGCATCTACCACGCGTTCATCGACCAGACGCTGGCCTTCGCCGCCCTCGACGCCGCGTCGCTGGCCCTGCCGAAGCAGTCGTTGCGCGCGGACGAGGACATGTGGCGTTCGACGTACGCGACACTGCCCGCCAGCGCGTACCCCCGTATCGCCGAGGCGGCGCCCCTCCTTGCCTCCCGCATGATCACCAGTGCGTTCCCGACCGCCCTGCGGATGCTCCTGGACGGCGTGGCCACTCAGCGGGAGCGGCTGCGAGGCAGGGACGGCCGGTGA
- a CDS encoding snapalysin family zinc-dependent metalloprotease — MTAGQAHAAPTDADASALAARVVTYDASASAEFRAAVDRGAAVWNESVDSVELRPAAAGQRANIRILADNGWPRAVTTSLGNGTVYMGRQAVDQGYDTVRISAHELGHILGLPDRKPGPCTSLMSGSSAGVSCTNPYPDAAERAEVEDNFGLALAHPAGVVGDVVVD; from the coding sequence ATGACCGCCGGTCAGGCGCACGCCGCGCCGACGGACGCCGATGCGTCGGCCCTCGCGGCCCGCGTCGTCACGTACGACGCCAGTGCGTCGGCGGAGTTCAGGGCCGCCGTCGACCGGGGTGCGGCTGTCTGGAACGAGAGCGTGGACAGTGTCGAGCTGCGCCCCGCCGCGGCCGGACAGCGCGCCAACATCAGGATCCTGGCCGACAACGGCTGGCCCCGGGCCGTGACCACCTCGCTCGGCAACGGAACCGTCTACATGGGTCGGCAGGCCGTCGACCAGGGCTATGACACGGTCCGGATATCGGCGCACGAACTCGGCCACATCCTGGGCCTGCCCGACCGCAAGCCCGGCCCCTGCACCAGCCTCATGTCCGGTTCCAGCGCGGGCGTGTCGTGCACCAACCCGTATCCCGACGCGGCCGAGAGGGCGGAGGTCGAGGACAACTTCGGTCTCGCACTCGCGCATCCGGCAGGCGTCGTGGGCGATGTGGTGGTCGACTGA